In bacterium, the DNA window GACAAACATGAAAACCAGCTTATAGGGTATGTTTATTATGCAATGATGAAGTTCGGATTTTATCCTCACGCGGATAAAGTCGACGCATATATTATTTATCTGGGAGAAGATTATGATGAATTAAAAGCGGTTATAAATGAGTATGACATCTCCCGCTTTGAGGACAAGACTAAGGAAGAAACGGAAAATATGTATAAGTATTGCTGTGACGTTGCAAATAATATTCCTGTCGGAAAAGAGGAGTTTAAGATGACGGACAACCTGAATATTTGCAGGTTTTGCAATTATAAGGAGTTATGCGGAAGAGCCTGAGAAGAGAATTTAAAATAGAAAAATTGTAACCACAGATGACGCACCTGCCTACGGCAGGCAGGGATTTACACACTTGCCCGCCTCTGGCGGGGATGGAAAAAAATAAAAGAAAAAATAACTTATATAATAAAAATTAAAATAGTTTTATCTGTGATTATCTGTGCTATCTGTGGTTGTAAAAAAAGTTTTTTGAGGTATTCTCATGAAAACAAGAAAACTGGGCGGTTCAAATCTTAATTTGAGCGTTATCGGCCTCGGAGCGTGGGCGATTGGAGGTTCGGGATGGGCTTACGGCTGGGGAGACCAGTCCGATAAAAATTCAGTTGAAGCCATTAAAAGAAGCATGGATTTGGGAGTGAACTGGATAGATACGGCTCCTGTTTACGGTTTGGGGCATTCCGAAGAAATAGTGGGAAAAGCAATTAAAGGCTTAAGGGATAAGTTTTATATAGCTACAAAGTGCGGGCTCATATGGGATGCAAAAGGCAAGTTAGGGTATGATTTATCCGCCGAAAGCGTGAGAAAAGAAGCGGAAAACAGCCTTGCGAGATTAAAAATCAGCTATATAGATCTTTATCAGATTCACTGGCCTTTTCCCGACGAAAAAATTGAAGAGGCATGGGAAGAGATAATGCGGCTTAAGGATGAAGGCAAAATAAGATATGGGGGAGTGTCTAACTTTAATGTGCCGCAGATTCAGAGAATCCTGAAAATAGGGCCTGTTGTATCGCTGCAGCCGCCTTATAATATGTTAAACAGGGCAATTGAGAAGGATATAATCAATTTTTGCGCGGATAATAATATCGGAATTGTCGCATATAGCCCGATGTCATGCGGGCTGTTGACCGGTAAATATGACAGGGCCAAAATAAGTTCTCTCCCTGAAGATGACTGGAGGAAAAAAGAAAACGGTGAGTTCAGGGAACCTAACCTGGAAGTCAATCTGTGGCTGATAGAAGAATTGAAAAAAGTTGCTGATGAACTTGATACTACCGTTGCCCGGTTATCGCTTGCCTGGGTTATTAACAGGGAGTCTGTTACAGCGGCGATTGCGGGAACGCGCAATAAAAAGCAGATAGAGGAAACCGCTCCGGCATCCGGCATAATTCTTAGCGTGGATATAATGGACAGAATCGGGAAACTTCTCAAAATCAGGGATGAAAAACTGGGAATCATACATGAACTCAGGAAAAGTTTGCCGGGAAAATATAAAGGGAATAAGGAGAAAAAATAATGACAGGTAAATTTGTTGTTTTATCGGGTATTTTACTGCTGTTTTTTTGCATGCCGGGCGCTTTTTGCGATGATGATAATGTAGTTTCGGAATCAGTAAAAAGTGTCGGCAATCTTGTTGTGGAAACCACCAAAGCCGTCGGCAATGTCCTTGAGACTACGGCCAAAACATTTGACCCGGACGAAAATCCTACCGGAGGAAACAAAGGTTATATAATCAGCGATTCCGATATCGATGAGCGCTCGAAAGAGATAACACAGGCTGTTTCCGAAGATAAATTCTCCGGACAGAAATACCGCGGCAAGCTCACGACCGGCACGTATAACGGGAAATAGCTTTTATTTCCTTATTTTTAAATTGCTTTTGTATCCCCTGACACCCGGCACAGACATTATCGCCTGCTGGATTTTGTCTTTTTGTTCCAGGGAATCGACGTTTCCGCTGACAGTCACAATGCTGTCTTTTACCAATATTTCTAATTCTTCAACAGGGACTATGTCGGCTTTTTTTAAGGTATCCGTAACCTTATCCTGTATATCTTTGTTGGAGATAACATTTATTTTACTGCTGCCGAAATTGGTTCCCGTAGAGACTTTTTCCTGGAGAGACGCCTCTTTTTCTCTCTTTGCCCTGGATTTGTCCGCGCAATAAGCGGATGAAAAGGTAAACATTAAAACCAGCAAGAAAATAATGTATTTCATAATGCCCTCCTGTGATGGATGAGATAGTATATAGCTTTTTATGTATAATTGCAAGTTAGTTGATGACTATAAAATTACGATTTGATATCATTTATAAACTATGAAACAGGTTTTTCTTCAATTTGGAGACAGCAATTTTATAAGGGCTTTTTTTGACCCTATTGTCCACGAGCTTAACAAAAAGGAGC includes these proteins:
- a CDS encoding aldo/keto reductase — its product is MKTRKLGGSNLNLSVIGLGAWAIGGSGWAYGWGDQSDKNSVEAIKRSMDLGVNWIDTAPVYGLGHSEEIVGKAIKGLRDKFYIATKCGLIWDAKGKLGYDLSAESVRKEAENSLARLKISYIDLYQIHWPFPDEKIEEAWEEIMRLKDEGKIRYGGVSNFNVPQIQRILKIGPVVSLQPPYNMLNRAIEKDIINFCADNNIGIVAYSPMSCGLLTGKYDRAKISSLPEDDWRKKENGEFREPNLEVNLWLIEELKKVADELDTTVARLSLAWVINRESVTAAIAGTRNKKQIEETAPASGIILSVDIMDRIGKLLKIRDEKLGIIHELRKSLPGKYKGNKEKK
- a CDS encoding BON domain-containing protein, whose amino-acid sequence is MKYIIFLLVLMFTFSSAYCADKSRAKREKEASLQEKVSTGTNFGSSKINVISNKDIQDKVTDTLKKADIVPVEELEILVKDSIVTVSGNVDSLEQKDKIQQAIMSVPGVRGYKSNLKIRK